One Candidatus Paceibacterota bacterium DNA segment encodes these proteins:
- the secY gene encoding preprotein translocase subunit SecY: protein MDRILTALKRPELRSKILFILGILALSRVLSTIPVPAIDGSQLKEFFANNQFFGLISAFTGGGLSNLSIAMIGLGAYITASIIMQLMTMIFPSMEQLYKHEGEAGRAKFNQYSRMLAVPLGAIQAYGFLTLLVRQSVIPAMSGFEWFNAITVVVAGSMLLMWLGELMTEKNLGNGVSLLILAGIAASIPTTLRQAIFTYTPDQLVTYIVFAVISLVVIAGVVFISEAQRNIPVTYARRVRGSRVFGGVSTYLPMRVNNAGVIPIIFALSILLFPGTIATFFAGSSITFLANAAQFVQNILASNLWYSIFYFVLVVLFTFFYTAVTFDPKSISENIQKQGGYIPGLRPGPMTAQFLSYLVNRITLVGALFLGAVAVLPNVVQGFTGLTAFSIGGTTVLIVVSVALELMKQLDAQVSMYEY from the coding sequence ATGGATCGTATTCTGACCGCACTGAAGCGTCCGGAGCTCCGGAGCAAGATACTCTTTATTCTGGGTATCCTTGCATTGTCGCGCGTCCTCTCAACGATCCCTGTGCCTGCAATCGACGGCAGTCAGTTGAAGGAATTTTTTGCAAACAACCAATTCTTTGGTCTTATTAGCGCGTTCACGGGTGGTGGCCTCTCCAATCTTTCCATTGCCATGATCGGCTTGGGTGCATACATCACCGCGTCGATCATTATGCAGTTGATGACTATGATCTTTCCTTCGATGGAGCAGTTGTACAAACATGAAGGAGAGGCGGGTCGCGCAAAGTTCAATCAATATTCCCGCATGCTTGCAGTGCCACTCGGCGCTATCCAGGCATACGGATTTCTAACGCTCTTGGTGCGTCAGAGTGTTATCCCTGCGATGTCCGGGTTCGAATGGTTTAATGCCATCACTGTTGTGGTTGCGGGAAGTATGCTTCTTATGTGGCTTGGTGAGCTGATGACCGAAAAGAATCTCGGCAACGGTGTCTCGCTCTTGATTCTTGCGGGTATCGCTGCGAGCATTCCCACAACGCTCCGACAGGCAATTTTTACCTACACACCCGATCAACTCGTCACCTACATTGTCTTTGCAGTAATCTCGCTGGTTGTTATCGCCGGGGTCGTCTTTATCTCAGAGGCGCAGCGTAATATTCCAGTAACCTACGCGCGTCGCGTGCGCGGTTCCCGTGTATTCGGTGGGGTTTCCACGTATCTTCCTATGCGTGTGAATAACGCTGGTGTTATCCCGATTATCTTCGCACTCTCAATTCTTCTCTTCCCGGGCACGATCGCCACCTTCTTTGCGGGCTCGAGCATTACATTCCTTGCGAACGCGGCGCAATTCGTGCAGAACATTCTTGCGAGCAACCTGTGGTACAGCATATTCTACTTTGTGCTCGTGGTGCTCTTCACCTTCTTCTACACGGCAGTGACGTTTGATCCGAAGTCTATCTCTGAAAACATCCAGAAGCAGGGCGGCTACATTCCCGGCTTGCGTCCAGGTCCTATGACCGCGCAATTCCTCTCGTATCTGGTAAACCGCATCACGTTGGTCGGCGCACTCTTCCTTGGCGCAGTTGCTGTGCTCCCTAATGTGGTACAGGGCTTCACCGGCTTGACCGCCTTCTCCATTGGTGGAACAACTGTACTTATCGTGGTGTCAGTTGCGCTTGAGCTCATGAAACAGCTCGACGCTCAAGTCAGCATGTACGAATACTAG
- a CDS encoding FxLYD domain-containing protein — translation MSRHLKRALILGVYALLFGGIGFGIRALNTENPTCTDGIRNGAEDGVDCGVVCGKLCDPVIQPIVAEPATLIPADGGYDVLISFENANDVYGAERIEYDVALTSADGSLVDTISGVAYGLPRQTFLVAHHIDGALTDRPVASVTIREVTWRKVRPQEVGIDVQVRDESLAIDPRPGAAVEARGVVRNASPYQLDRVDVVVLLYDATETLVGAGSTNIRTLGSGSERLFTVTWRESLSRMPVRMRTFLATNALANDAFLQTYDTSPERFQIPY, via the coding sequence ATGTCTCGCCATCTCAAGCGGGCCCTTATTCTTGGTGTGTATGCTCTCTTATTCGGGGGCATAGGTTTTGGTATTCGTGCCCTCAATACTGAAAATCCAACATGCACGGACGGTATTCGTAATGGCGCTGAAGACGGCGTTGATTGCGGGGTTGTTTGTGGCAAGTTGTGCGATCCAGTGATTCAACCGATCGTCGCTGAGCCGGCGACGCTTATTCCTGCAGATGGCGGATATGATGTGCTTATTTCGTTTGAAAATGCGAACGACGTGTACGGTGCTGAGCGCATTGAATATGATGTCGCGCTCACATCCGCCGATGGAAGTCTCGTGGACACCATTTCTGGCGTAGCCTATGGCTTGCCGCGTCAGACGTTTTTAGTGGCGCACCATATCGACGGCGCTCTCACTGATCGTCCCGTTGCATCCGTGACTATTCGAGAAGTGACATGGCGTAAGGTGCGACCTCAAGAGGTAGGAATTGATGTGCAGGTGCGAGATGAATCGCTTGCCATCGATCCTCGTCCGGGAGCGGCGGTGGAGGCGCGGGGCGTGGTGCGCAATGCGTCGCCTTATCAGCTTGACCGTGTTGATGTTGTCGTGCTGCTCTATGATGCTACGGAAACCTTAGTAGGCGCCGGTAGCACTAATATCCGTACCTTAGGCAGTGGATCAGAGCGTCTTTTCACGGTGACTTGGCGCGAATCACTTTCGCGTATGCCCGTGCGCATGCGCACATTCCTTGCCACGAATGCTCTCGCGAACGATGCTTTTCTCCAAACGTATGACACCTCGCCTGAACGTTTCCAAATTCCTTACTAG
- the map gene encoding type I methionyl aminopeptidase encodes MILKEQDIQFMREGGKILATILRELAASVKPGMPTQALEDIARERIAAHGVTSSFLGYNGYPATLCVSVNEEAVHAVPGGYIIQEGDLVKLDFGVVHHGLHTDSAVTVIAGLTDARKKEWQDRITLSRVTREALYAGIAQARAGNTVGHIGAAIQAHAEKNGFTVLKDLGGHGIGMRLHEDPFVPNHGSAGEGDTLVAGMALAIEPILTTGTHKTKDGTDGFAYVTKNGALSAHFEHTIIVTEGAPIIVTE; translated from the coding sequence ATGATCCTCAAAGAGCAAGATATTCAATTCATGCGTGAAGGTGGAAAAATACTCGCAACAATATTGCGAGAGCTTGCCGCGTCAGTGAAGCCCGGCATGCCCACGCAGGCATTAGAAGACATCGCCCGTGAGCGTATCGCAGCGCATGGGGTTACTTCATCTTTTTTGGGATATAACGGGTATCCCGCAACGCTCTGTGTGAGTGTGAATGAGGAAGCGGTGCATGCAGTGCCGGGAGGATACATCATCCAAGAGGGAGATCTGGTAAAGCTTGATTTCGGCGTGGTGCACCATGGCCTGCACACTGATAGCGCCGTGACCGTGATTGCCGGACTCACCGACGCACGAAAAAAAGAGTGGCAAGACCGCATCACGCTTTCGCGCGTAACGCGTGAGGCGCTCTATGCGGGCATTGCGCAAGCGCGTGCCGGAAACACGGTGGGGCACATCGGTGCTGCAATCCAAGCGCATGCAGAAAAAAATGGATTCACGGTTTTAAAAGATCTGGGTGGACACGGGATCGGTATGCGGTTGCATGAGGATCCTTTTGTGCCAAACCACGGCTCTGCGGGGGAGGGGGACACACTCGTAGCCGGCATGGCGCTTGCGATCGAACCTATTTTAACGACGGGCACACACAAGACAAAAGACGGAACCGATGGCTTTGCATACGTCACCAAAAACGGAGCGCTCTCTGCACATTTTGAACATACTATTATCGTCACGGAGGGGGCTCCTATCATCGTAACTGAGTAG
- a CDS encoding nucleoside monophosphate kinase, whose amino-acid sequence MEKQAIILIGPPGAGKGTQAELLADDFGFFHFDTSQIIEERFRTAPADDPVIAQAKANYDAGKLVEPALVASWVIDKIRALGIGGTSIVFSGSFRTNTEAAEELPVLQEVYGAKNVHIVNIEVGEEESVKRNSGRRVCKVNRHPIPNFPEFANITACPKDGSEIVTRSLDVPETIRVRYATYQEQTKPVVAYFEGQGYTVIRIDGEQPIRKVHEDIMERIHEFSHPQNI is encoded by the coding sequence ATGGAAAAACAGGCAATCATTCTCATTGGGCCACCGGGCGCAGGGAAGGGAACACAAGCTGAATTACTCGCCGATGATTTCGGTTTTTTTCACTTTGACACCTCGCAAATCATCGAAGAACGTTTTCGTACTGCGCCCGCCGATGATCCCGTGATCGCGCAAGCGAAGGCGAACTATGATGCGGGAAAACTCGTAGAGCCAGCACTCGTGGCAAGTTGGGTGATTGATAAAATCCGGGCGCTCGGCATTGGCGGCACCAGCATTGTATTTAGTGGTTCGTTCCGTACAAACACCGAAGCAGCTGAAGAGCTCCCCGTATTGCAAGAAGTGTATGGCGCCAAAAATGTGCACATTGTGAACATTGAAGTGGGAGAAGAAGAGTCGGTGAAGCGCAACTCGGGTCGTCGGGTGTGTAAGGTAAACCGTCACCCCATTCCCAACTTCCCGGAATTTGCGAATATCACTGCGTGCCCCAAAGATGGTAGTGAGATCGTGACGCGGAGTCTCGACGTTCCCGAAACTATTCGCGTGCGCTACGCAACATATCAAGAGCAAACGAAGCCCGTTGTCGCCTACTTTGAGGGGCAAGGGTATACGGTCATCCGCATCGATGGCGAACAACCCATTCGCAAGGTGCATGAAGATATCATGGAGCGTATTCACGAATTTTCACATCCGCAAAATATATGA